The sequence GTCGCCATGCCGGCTGATCCCGCTCACCCTGTTCTAGCGCCGCTTGTTGCGGCCAGCACGGATTTGGACCTGGTGTTTGGCTTTGTCGAAGAGGATGAGCGCCATCGCTACTACATCGCCTCAGCCTATTGCTCGGGTGGGCATATCCTCCATGTGCACCGCAAAGTCTACCTCACCTCCTACGGCCTGTTCGAAGAGGGGCGGTTTTTCGCCGCCGGCGACCGTTTCCGCGCCTTCGATACCCGCTATGGACGCGTCGGCTTGCTCATCTGTGAGGATTTCTGGCATATGAGCGCTCCCTATGCTCTCTGGATGGATGGCGCGGACCTTCTGCTGCTGATGTCGGCCAGCCCCGGCCGAGGCCTGGGGCCAGAACCTTCCCTCGAGACCTCGCGTTCGGTGGAGGTCGTCAACCAGGCCTACGCTGCGCTCATGACCGCTTTTGTCCTGCACTGCAATCGGGCAGGGTTTGAGGACGGCGTGAACTTTTGGGGCGGCTCAACCGTATTTGGTCCGGATGGCCGACTCGTTGCCCGGGCACCCTACTTCGAGTCTGCTCTGCTGACAGCTACCCTTGACCTCAATGCGCTGCGCCGAGTGCGTCAGCAGCTACCGCTCCTGCGTGATGAACGACCAGAGTTGCTGTGTCGTGAGATCGAGCGCAACAGAATGCTCAGCGAGGAATGACCTTTTGACTCGCTCCGACGAGCCAGCGTCTCCCGTTGGAGGGCCTATGCCAGTGGCTGCTCAACTAGAGTTGAA comes from Chloroflexi bacterium ADurb.Bin180 and encodes:
- a CDS encoding N-carbamoyl-D-amino acid hydrolase, with the translated sequence MNELRIGLAQIDSVLGEPTKNLELHRQAIEQARQQQVQLLCFPELSLTGYMLKDLVPSVAMPADPAHPVLAPLVAASTDLDLVFGFVEEDERHRYYIASAYCSGGHILHVHRKVYLTSYGLFEEGRFFAAGDRFRAFDTRYGRVGLLICEDFWHMSAPYALWMDGADLLLLMSASPGRGLGPEPSLETSRSVEVVNQAYAALMTAFVLHCNRAGFEDGVNFWGGSTVFGPDGRLVARAPYFESALLTATLDLNALRRVRQQLPLLRDERPELLCREIERNRMLSEE